A stretch of Candidatus Poribacteria bacterium DNA encodes these proteins:
- a CDS encoding NHL repeat-containing protein: protein MSCTLPEGEIAQPIEILPSNRERQAPLILGIRYIETLGRTGQGAGEFRTPLGLTVDEEGRIYVADAGNNRVQVLDDAGNYIIEFGSRGWQTGEFDHPTDVALSFQRRYRLYVADTGNNRVQYCNLVDRIFYSLSERADDVLLDRPEGIGIGRNGEVYVVDTGNHRWIEFNVAGVPVVTRGSFGSGSEQLWNPIDLDVDAHGNVYIVDTGNHLIKKYDFSGNPIDRWGGEGDALGQLREPKCITLDEWNYLYVTDSGNRRVQVFAPDGRSITEFSAPALQEPVGIAVSKTGRVFVSDAEANDIKVFQVFRKK from the coding sequence TTGAGTTGCACCCTACCCGAAGGCGAAATCGCGCAGCCGATCGAAATACTCCCCTCGAACCGTGAACGGCAGGCTCCCCTTATATTGGGTATTCGTTACATTGAAACGCTCGGTAGGACCGGGCAGGGAGCAGGCGAATTTCGGACCCCATTGGGGCTTACAGTAGATGAGGAAGGCAGAATCTACGTCGCCGATGCCGGGAACAACCGGGTGCAAGTGCTTGACGATGCTGGAAATTATATCATAGAATTCGGAAGTCGTGGATGGCAGACAGGAGAGTTCGATCACCCCACAGATGTAGCGTTGAGTTTTCAAAGAAGGTACCGGCTCTATGTAGCTGACACGGGCAACAATCGGGTGCAATACTGCAATCTCGTTGACCGTATCTTTTATTCACTCAGTGAGCGCGCAGATGATGTCCTCCTTGACCGTCCCGAAGGGATCGGTATCGGACGAAATGGTGAAGTTTATGTCGTTGACACAGGCAATCACCGCTGGATTGAATTCAATGTCGCAGGTGTGCCAGTTGTGACGCGAGGAAGTTTCGGGAGCGGCAGTGAACAACTCTGGAACCCAATAGATCTCGATGTTGATGCCCACGGAAATGTTTACATCGTTGATACTGGCAATCATCTCATAAAAAAATACGACTTCAGCGGTAACCCAATTGACAGGTGGGGTGGCGAAGGCGACGCACTTGGACAACTGCGGGAACCGAAGTGTATCACCTTAGACGAATGGAATTATCTCTATGTAACTGACAGCGGCAACCGGCGTGTTCAAGTGTTTGCACCTGATGGTAGAAGCATCACAGAATTCAGTGCCCCCGCGCTTCAGGAACCCGTGGGCATCGCTGTCTCGAAAACCGGACGTGTCTTTGTGAGTGATGCCGAAGCGAATGACATAAAGGTGTTCCAAGTTTTTCGTAAAAAATAG